From Kiritimatiellia bacterium, a single genomic window includes:
- a CDS encoding Gfo/Idh/MocA family oxidoreductase, which translates to MRDAIRIAVIGAGANTRRMHLPRLRAIPGVRVIGVVNRTPASSEQVAREFEIPKVYRDWREAAEDPEADAVVIGTWPSLHAPATIAALGAGKHVLCEARMAMNAAEAHAMLAAARARPQLVAQLVPAPFTLGVDPTIRRWLDEGRLGELRAIEVRDSFGWDDPAAPLSWRQDARRSGLNTMWLGIAAETVMRWVGAATRVIAMGRVWHRTRLDAEGHRVAVEIPDHLEVLAEMACGAQLYVRESGVTAPAVAPGATLYGSAGALRVYEGRLFHAPRGRDDFEPLDVPESERGGWRVEEEFIAAIRGEAPVRLTTFEDGVRYMEFTEAVWRSLAQSRAVALPLALDAGGAPGPLAR; encoded by the coding sequence ATGAGGGACGCAATCCGGATCGCGGTGATCGGTGCAGGCGCCAACACGCGGCGAATGCATCTGCCACGGTTGCGGGCGATCCCTGGCGTACGGGTGATCGGCGTCGTCAACCGCACGCCGGCATCCTCGGAGCAGGTCGCCCGCGAGTTCGAGATCCCGAAGGTTTACCGCGACTGGCGTGAGGCGGCGGAGGATCCGGAGGCCGATGCGGTGGTGATCGGGACCTGGCCGTCGCTGCACGCGCCGGCGACGATCGCCGCGCTTGGCGCCGGCAAGCACGTGCTGTGCGAAGCGCGAATGGCGATGAACGCGGCGGAAGCCCACGCGATGCTCGCCGCCGCGCGCGCGCGGCCCCAGCTGGTCGCGCAACTGGTGCCCGCGCCGTTCACGCTGGGAGTGGATCCGACGATTCGTCGCTGGCTCGACGAGGGGCGGCTCGGCGAGCTGCGCGCGATCGAGGTCCGCGACAGTTTCGGGTGGGACGATCCCGCCGCGCCGCTCTCGTGGCGACAGGATGCCCGGCGCAGCGGGCTGAACACGATGTGGCTGGGCATTGCGGCGGAAACCGTGATGCGCTGGGTCGGTGCCGCAACACGCGTGATCGCGATGGGGCGCGTGTGGCATCGGACACGGCTCGACGCCGAGGGCCACCGCGTCGCAGTGGAAATTCCCGACCACCTCGAGGTGCTCGCGGAGATGGCGTGCGGCGCACAGCTGTACGTGCGTGAGTCGGGGGTCACCGCTCCGGCGGTCGCGCCGGGCGCCACGCTGTACGGTTCAGCGGGCGCGCTCCGTGTGTACGAGGGGCGTCTGTTTCATGCGCCGCGCGGGCGGGACGATTTCGAGCCGCTGGACGTGCCCGAAAGCGAACGCGGCGGCTGGCGGGTGGAAGAGGAGTTCATCGCGGCGATCCGGGGTGAAGCGCCGGTGAGGCTAACGACATTCGAAGACGGCGTGCGCTACATGGAGTTCACCGAGGCGGTTTGGCGGAGCCTCGCGCAGAGCCGGGCGGTCGCCCTGCCGCTGGCACTCGATGCCGGAGGGGCGCCGGGACCATTGGCGCGATGA
- the gcvPA gene encoding aminomethyl-transferring glycine dehydrogenase subunit GcvPA codes for MNPTNFVPTTDAQQRAMLQAIGAESVEDLFAAIPAEFQTDAFDLPDSLCEMEMLRELRALAARNSTDLINFCGAGFYDHHIPAAVETLAARGEFFTAYTPYQPEASQGTLQAIYEFQSAIVRLTGMEVANASLYDGGTALFEAMMMALRVTERPLVLVDEGVNPIYRTMLRSYTRNLEIELVEIPTARGASDIAALSAALSERVAALLVQNPNFFGVVEDYTGLVEAAHRVGALVVMSAYPVALSLIKTPGEMGADIAVGEGQSLGLPLAFGGPYLGFMATRRSLVRRMPGRIVGATQDAQGRRGYVLTLQAREQHIRRDKATSNICTNEALCALRALIHLSLLGREGFVELGRVCAANAEYARRRLTAIPGVRLLVDRPVFNELALELPRDAAEVVGRLIDRGIAPGFPVGRYYPGMERVLLTAFTERRTREEIDLLAARLHAAVAPAGGGA; via the coding sequence ATGAATCCGACGAACTTTGTGCCGACGACCGACGCGCAGCAGCGCGCGATGCTGCAGGCGATCGGCGCCGAGAGCGTGGAGGACCTGTTCGCGGCGATTCCCGCGGAGTTCCAAACGGATGCGTTTGATCTGCCCGACAGCCTCTGCGAGATGGAGATGCTTCGGGAACTGCGCGCGCTGGCGGCGCGGAACTCGACCGACCTCATCAACTTCTGTGGCGCCGGTTTTTATGACCATCACATTCCGGCCGCGGTGGAAACGCTCGCCGCGCGCGGTGAGTTTTTCACCGCCTACACGCCCTATCAGCCCGAAGCTTCGCAGGGGACGCTGCAGGCGATCTACGAGTTTCAGTCTGCGATCGTTCGGCTGACCGGCATGGAGGTGGCGAACGCGTCGCTCTACGACGGCGGAACTGCGCTGTTCGAGGCGATGATGATGGCGCTGCGGGTGACGGAGCGGCCGCTGGTGCTGGTGGACGAGGGGGTGAATCCGATCTACCGCACGATGTTGCGCTCGTACACCCGCAATCTCGAGATCGAGCTGGTGGAGATTCCGACCGCTCGGGGCGCGTCGGACATCGCGGCACTGAGCGCGGCGCTCTCCGAGCGGGTCGCCGCGCTGTTGGTGCAGAACCCGAACTTTTTCGGCGTGGTGGAGGACTACACCGGGCTTGTGGAGGCGGCGCACCGGGTCGGCGCGCTGGTGGTGATGTCGGCATATCCGGTGGCGCTGTCGCTGATCAAAACACCGGGCGAGATGGGGGCGGACATCGCGGTGGGGGAGGGGCAGAGCCTAGGGCTGCCGCTGGCGTTCGGCGGACCCTACCTGGGGTTCATGGCGACGCGCCGTTCGCTGGTGCGGCGTATGCCCGGCCGCATTGTCGGCGCAACGCAGGACGCTCAGGGGCGCCGCGGCTACGTGCTGACGCTGCAGGCGCGCGAACAGCACATCCGGCGCGACAAGGCCACCTCGAACATCTGCACGAACGAGGCGCTCTGCGCGCTGCGGGCGCTGATCCATCTGAGCCTGCTGGGACGGGAGGGGTTCGTCGAGTTGGGGCGCGTGTGCGCTGCGAACGCGGAGTACGCGAGGCGGCGGCTGACCGCGATCCCGGGCGTGCGGCTGCTGGTGGACCGCCCGGTGTTCAACGAGCTGGCGCTGGAGCTACCCCGCGACGCGGCGGAGGTCGTGGGGCGACTGATCGACCGCGGCATTGCGCCGGGCTTCCCGGTGGGCCGTTACTATCCCGGCATGGAGCGGGTGCTGCTCACCGCGTTCACCGAACGGCGAACACGGGAGGAGATTGATCTGCTCGCCGCGCGGCTGCACGCGGCGGTTGCGCCGGCGGGAGGCGGGGCATGA
- a CDS encoding MiaB/RimO family radical SAM methylthiotransferase, translating to MCSPTEPIAAAAASAPAGRRPLVTYAVRVLGCKVNQCEAREIEREMERRGLRAAGGVEPADVVVVHGCAVTGAALAESRRCVAKHARGPAVVIASGCAAALLPRSVHCDAVVPAGPGWSAALARALDRLVRPAMAHGFAAAPRRFTGHARAFVKVQDGCDLGCSYCVVPALRGPPRDRPLPEIVQEVRRYAEAGHAEIVLSGVSIGLWGRAGGGELADVVAAAAGVPGVRRLRLSSLHPAEVTDRLLEVMRVHQNVAPHLHLPLQSGSDAVLHRMRRGYTVAEFLGAVRRVRAALDEPALTTDLIVGFPGETEEDFATTLNLCREVGFSRIHLFAFSPRPGTLAAAMADRLPAAVVRRRAEAARALARELAATWHRRWVGREVELLAERWEAMTGVARGHCARYCPIVARFERDPREGPVAVRVVAADESGLIAEPAARAV from the coding sequence ATGTGTTCGCCGACTGAGCCGATCGCTGCCGCCGCCGCGTCTGCGCCGGCGGGCCGTCGCCCCTTGGTGACCTACGCCGTGCGGGTGCTTGGCTGCAAGGTGAACCAGTGCGAGGCCCGCGAGATCGAGCGCGAGATGGAGCGTCGCGGTCTTCGAGCTGCCGGCGGCGTTGAGCCGGCCGACGTGGTCGTCGTGCACGGGTGTGCGGTGACCGGCGCGGCGTTGGCGGAGTCGCGACGGTGCGTTGCAAAACATGCCCGCGGCCCGGCGGTGGTGATCGCCAGTGGCTGCGCGGCAGCGCTGTTGCCCCGCTCGGTTCATTGCGACGCCGTTGTGCCGGCCGGGCCCGGCTGGTCCGCCGCGCTGGCGCGGGCGTTGGACCGGTTGGTCAGGCCGGCGATGGCGCACGGCTTTGCGGCTGCCCCCCGCCGGTTCACCGGCCACGCGCGGGCATTTGTGAAGGTGCAGGACGGATGCGATCTGGGCTGCAGTTACTGTGTGGTGCCGGCATTGCGTGGACCGCCGCGGGACCGTCCGCTGCCCGAGATTGTGCAGGAAGTGCGGCGGTACGCGGAGGCGGGCCACGCGGAAATCGTGCTCAGCGGTGTCAGCATCGGGCTGTGGGGGCGGGCGGGGGGGGGCGAGCTGGCCGACGTGGTGGCGGCCGCTGCGGGTGTGCCCGGAGTGAGACGGCTGCGCCTGTCTAGCCTGCATCCGGCGGAGGTCACCGACCGACTGCTCGAAGTGATGCGGGTCCATCAGAATGTCGCACCGCATCTGCATCTGCCGCTGCAATCCGGCTCGGACGCGGTGCTCCATCGCATGCGGCGGGGCTATACGGTGGCGGAGTTCCTCGGCGCGGTTCGCCGTGTGCGGGCGGCGCTGGACGAACCGGCACTGACGACGGACCTGATCGTGGGCTTTCCCGGTGAAACGGAGGAGGACTTCGCGACGACGCTGAACCTCTGCCGCGAGGTCGGGTTCAGTCGGATCCACCTCTTTGCGTTTTCGCCGCGGCCCGGCACGCTGGCGGCGGCGATGGCGGACCGCCTGCCAGCGGCAGTGGTGCGGCGGCGCGCAGAGGCGGCCCGGGCGCTCGCGCGCGAACTGGCGGCGACGTGGCACCGTCGTTGGGTGGGGCGCGAGGTCGAACTGCTCGCTGAGAGATGGGAGGCGATGACGGGCGTCGCGCGCGGGCACTGCGCGCGGTATTGCCCGATCGTCGCGCGGTTCGAGCGGGACCCGCGCGAGGGACCCGTCGCAGTACGGGTGGTTGCCGCAGACGAGAGTGGCTTGATCGCGGAACCCGCCGCGCGGGCTGTCTGA
- a CDS encoding YdjY domain-containing protein, with protein MNIVLLIAAFGAVAEAADVNPLWRAPFVTADRERREVRIDARATGIQGGTLCEFFLIATNSGHDYEAIAVSLARPSDVHRALEHIGLQPGHPVDPKALRFWPRGERVIAEFEWRDAAATGGAPARVRFEDTLVDTRTGTTLPREGLVFVGSARVPAAAGTGTVYAADEIEPCSIASAFNLETTVLDIPRRGSQSALYDYQIANSNHVWAKGEPLTVVLRPEPRPDGRPRVRDFALHIGLAEGRPTVSLAESGGAAAVAGAPEEVERRLRELVEGGFDPHLDVQVRPEVPVRELRVIGEAVARFAELSGVRIEPPSAGQVYYRALSPDPSLRRREERPSQPWELRLQAAPGGGWSAVLVRVEAGRDILTDAPTFFTREFPAQTPAELRARLDAEGPGLPVIVVFAPGAMTYGEMMRFVAPLMTTHPVIHVFAD; from the coding sequence ATGAACATAGTCCTGCTCATCGCCGCGTTCGGCGCCGTGGCGGAAGCGGCGGACGTGAACCCGCTGTGGCGCGCGCCGTTTGTGACGGCCGACCGCGAGCGCCGAGAGGTGCGGATTGATGCGCGCGCGACCGGCATTCAGGGCGGCACGCTGTGCGAGTTTTTTCTCATCGCGACGAACAGCGGGCACGACTACGAGGCGATCGCCGTCTCGCTGGCGCGTCCGAGCGATGTGCACCGGGCGCTCGAGCACATCGGGCTGCAGCCCGGCCACCCGGTGGATCCGAAAGCGTTGCGCTTCTGGCCGCGCGGCGAACGTGTGATCGCGGAGTTTGAGTGGAGGGATGCGGCGGCGACGGGCGGTGCGCCGGCCCGTGTGCGTTTTGAGGACACGCTTGTGGACACTCGCACCGGCACGACGTTGCCGCGCGAAGGTCTCGTGTTCGTGGGCTCGGCGCGGGTGCCCGCCGCCGCGGGGACCGGCACGGTGTATGCGGCGGATGAGATCGAGCCGTGTTCGATCGCGAGCGCGTTCAACCTTGAGACCACGGTGCTCGACATTCCGCGCCGAGGCAGCCAGAGCGCGCTCTACGACTATCAGATTGCGAACTCGAACCACGTGTGGGCGAAGGGCGAGCCGCTGACGGTGGTGCTGCGCCCCGAGCCGAGGCCTGACGGACGGCCGCGGGTGAGAGACTTCGCGCTGCACATCGGTCTTGCGGAGGGCCGGCCCACGGTGTCGCTCGCCGAGTCGGGCGGTGCCGCCGCTGTTGCGGGCGCGCCGGAGGAGGTCGAGCGGCGGTTGCGCGAGTTGGTGGAGGGAGGATTCGATCCCCATCTGGATGTTCAGGTGCGGCCGGAGGTTCCTGTTCGGGAGCTTCGCGTGATCGGCGAGGCGGTCGCGCGCTTCGCGGAGCTTTCGGGGGTGCGCATCGAGCCGCCGTCGGCCGGGCAGGTGTATTACCGCGCACTGTCTCCTGACCCCTCCCTACGGCGCCGGGAGGAACGGCCGTCGCAGCCCTGGGAGCTGCGGTTGCAGGCGGCGCCGGGCGGCGGGTGGAGCGCGGTGCTGGTGCGCGTGGAGGCGGGGCGGGACATCCTAACGGACGCGCCCACCTTCTTTACCCGAGAGTTTCCTGCGCAAACGCCGGCCGAGTTGCGTGCCCGGTTGGACGCGGAAGGGCCGGGGCTGCCGGTGATTGTTGTATTTGCGCCGGGGGCGATGACGTATGGGGAGATGATGCGGTTCGTCGCGCCACTGATGACGACGCATCCGGTGATCCATGTGTTCGCCGACTGA
- the queG gene encoding tRNA epoxyqueuosine(34) reductase QueG, which produces MQHRPSARELISAALEHFDAAGIALPAEPLRPQVWAKWVAAGHYADMEWLARTASIRCRPSAAAPEVGAWLMVALALRVEPPAPAVWEDPRRGRIARYAWGPDYHAQMRARLQPLAERIRRAAGLVATPRLFVDTSPVAEKELAAVAGLGFIGRNTLLIAEGDGSWLSLGGLALPWRPTGAEPLPEPTLAQRTARGCGTCRRCRAACPTGALVDDHTLDARRCIAWATVECRGEIPLHLRPLTCRWLAGCDLCQECCPWCRPSPRTAAPRVAFDPELHAPLLSAALSLSPEEFRHRYGASAIGRIGWRQWIRNALVAAASAPADGEIRAAVARHVDCSDPIIRPHAAWALRRLTAGDAAAEL; this is translated from the coding sequence ATGCAGCATCGCCCGAGTGCCCGCGAGCTGATCTCGGCCGCACTCGAACATTTCGACGCGGCGGGTATCGCACTGCCGGCGGAGCCGCTCCGGCCCCAAGTTTGGGCCAAATGGGTGGCCGCCGGCCATTACGCCGACATGGAGTGGCTCGCGCGAACCGCATCCATTCGATGCCGGCCGTCGGCGGCCGCACCGGAGGTCGGTGCCTGGCTCATGGTGGCTCTTGCGCTCCGTGTCGAGCCGCCGGCGCCGGCAGTCTGGGAGGACCCGCGGCGCGGACGCATCGCACGCTACGCGTGGGGGCCGGACTACCACGCGCAGATGCGCGCACGGTTGCAGCCGCTGGCGGAACGCATCCGCCGCGCAGCGGGCCTGGTGGCCACGCCACGCCTGTTCGTGGACACTTCACCGGTCGCGGAGAAGGAGCTGGCCGCGGTCGCGGGTCTGGGCTTCATCGGGCGGAACACCCTGCTGATCGCAGAGGGAGACGGCTCGTGGTTGAGCCTCGGCGGGCTCGCCTTGCCGTGGCGGCCGACCGGCGCCGAGCCGCTGCCAGAACCGACGCTTGCGCAGCGGACAGCGCGCGGCTGCGGCACCTGCCGGCGGTGTCGCGCCGCCTGCCCCACCGGCGCGCTGGTGGACGATCACACGCTCGACGCGCGCCGGTGTATCGCGTGGGCGACGGTCGAATGTCGGGGTGAGATTCCCCTCCACCTGCGGCCGCTCACCTGCCGTTGGCTCGCCGGCTGCGATCTATGTCAGGAATGCTGCCCGTGGTGCCGCCCCTCGCCCCGCACGGCCGCACCGCGCGTCGCGTTTGACCCTGAGCTCCACGCGCCGCTGTTGTCGGCGGCGCTGAGTCTCTCACCGGAGGAGTTCCGGCACCGGTACGGCGCGAGCGCCATCGGGCGAATCGGGTGGAGACAATGGATTCGCAACGCGCTGGTTGCGGCCGCCTCCGCGCCCGCTGACGGGGAGATCCGAGCCGCGGTCGCGCGACACGTGGACTGCAGCGATCCGATTATCCGACCCCACGCCGCGTGGGCACTGCGACGGCTCACCGCGGGCGACGCCGCCGCGGAGCTCTAG
- a CDS encoding sodium-dependent transporter: MADRERWASRIGVILAMAGNAVGLGNFLRFPVQAAQNGGGAFMIPYFVALVLFGVPLAWCEWAMGRMGGAYRHGSAPGVFALLWRHPAAKYIGALGVCLPLGVLTYYLYVESWSLAYSMFAMVWDLFGVRSMDSLRAFLTAYQGGGTRVGVSLIAWVFFLITIGVNYWVMTGGIARGIERLARVGMPLLFLLAFVLMARVFTLSPPAGAGPDQTVLHGLGFVWNPEFASLRSGRVWLAAAGQVFFTLSVGFGAIQCYASYMRRRDDIIVTGLSASMMNEFVEVIMGASIAIPAAVVFFGRAGTVEIARSGAFNLGFVAMPAIFQQMPAGALFGVMWFFLLFIAGVTSSVALAQPAVAFLEDELGWTHRRAVRAVWLTLLVLGHVPILGFAAGALDEVDFWAGTIGLALFALIECVLFMWVFGADRAWTEIHVGAEVRLPDALRWVLKYVTPTLLAVILGAWLWQDGWAYVTMAGVPPAQRAWRWTARAMLLLLFGVTAALIRHASRRGVPAEEPR, encoded by the coding sequence ATGGCGGATCGCGAACGTTGGGCGTCAAGGATCGGCGTGATTCTGGCGATGGCGGGCAACGCCGTCGGGCTCGGCAACTTCCTTCGCTTTCCGGTTCAGGCGGCGCAGAACGGCGGTGGCGCGTTCATGATTCCCTACTTTGTTGCGCTGGTGTTGTTCGGCGTGCCGCTGGCCTGGTGTGAATGGGCAATGGGGCGCATGGGTGGCGCGTACCGGCACGGCAGCGCGCCGGGCGTCTTCGCGCTGTTGTGGCGGCACCCGGCGGCGAAGTACATCGGGGCGCTGGGCGTGTGCCTGCCACTGGGCGTGCTGACGTATTACCTCTACGTCGAGTCGTGGTCGCTGGCCTACTCGATGTTCGCAATGGTGTGGGACCTCTTCGGTGTCCGCTCGATGGACAGCCTGCGTGCGTTTCTGACCGCGTACCAGGGCGGGGGCACGCGGGTGGGGGTCTCGCTGATTGCGTGGGTGTTCTTTCTCATCACGATCGGGGTGAACTACTGGGTAATGACCGGGGGGATCGCGCGGGGGATCGAGCGGCTGGCGCGCGTGGGCATGCCGTTGCTCTTTCTGCTGGCGTTTGTGTTGATGGCACGGGTGTTCACACTCAGCCCGCCGGCCGGCGCGGGGCCGGACCAAACGGTGTTACACGGGCTCGGCTTCGTTTGGAATCCGGAGTTCGCGTCGCTGCGCAGCGGCCGGGTGTGGTTGGCGGCGGCGGGACAGGTATTCTTCACGCTCAGTGTCGGGTTCGGCGCGATCCAGTGTTACGCCAGCTATATGCGCCGGCGCGACGACATCATCGTCACCGGCCTTTCCGCCTCGATGATGAACGAGTTCGTCGAGGTGATCATGGGCGCGAGCATCGCGATTCCGGCCGCGGTGGTGTTTTTCGGCCGGGCGGGTACGGTGGAGATCGCGCGCAGCGGGGCGTTCAACCTCGGCTTCGTCGCGATGCCGGCGATTTTCCAGCAGATGCCCGCGGGCGCGCTGTTCGGGGTGATGTGGTTCTTTCTGCTGTTCATCGCGGGCGTGACCTCGTCGGTCGCGCTCGCGCAGCCGGCGGTCGCATTCCTCGAAGATGAGCTGGGATGGACACACCGCCGCGCGGTGCGTGCGGTGTGGCTGACGCTGCTGGTGCTGGGTCACGTGCCGATCCTCGGGTTTGCGGCCGGTGCGCTCGACGAGGTGGACTTCTGGGCGGGCACGATCGGTCTGGCGCTGTTCGCGCTGATCGAGTGCGTGCTGTTCATGTGGGTGTTCGGAGCCGACCGGGCGTGGACGGAAATCCACGTCGGCGCGGAGGTTCGGCTGCCGGATGCGCTGCGGTGGGTGCTGAAGTATGTGACGCCCACGCTGCTGGCGGTGATCCTGGGCGCGTGGTTGTGGCAGGACGGCTGGGCATATGTGACGATGGCCGGCGTGCCCCCCGCGCAGCGCGCGTGGCGGTGGACGGCGCGCGCGATGCTGCTGCTGCTCTTCGGAGTTACCGCCGCGCTCATCCGGCACGCCTCGCGCCGTGGCGTGCCGGCGGAGGAGCCGCGATGA
- a CDS encoding CsgG/HfaB family protein: MNRPLRCYLRSLLMLGLGAATARAQIGVPPARTRDGTSKPALGEYKGVKHAIGCKDFRNESGWRGHWEIGYNLTIMLESALRDTGRFVLVEREQLGDVLLEQDLAASGRAAASQVARKGLIRPARYIATGAITEVSEGQSGLGGGISVGGIRLGGTRAEAQLAVIVKLVDTTTGEIVAQQRVVGKAGRTGLNVGLSVGRVSTDLGGFVKTPLGQAAQDCINQAAAFIAKKMEEFPVEGSVIKTADDGRVIINRGAEYGVQVGHELVMVRPGEVLIDPDSGAVLERAAGKTIGRLKVVEVTDKVAYCEVLEGERKPETGVTVQLKPAR; encoded by the coding sequence ATGAACCGACCACTCAGATGCTACCTTCGATCCCTGCTGATGTTGGGACTGGGGGCGGCCACCGCCCGGGCGCAGATCGGCGTGCCGCCCGCGCGCACGCGCGATGGCACCTCCAAACCTGCACTGGGCGAATACAAGGGCGTCAAGCACGCGATCGGCTGCAAAGACTTCCGGAACGAATCCGGATGGCGCGGGCACTGGGAGATCGGCTACAACCTCACGATCATGCTGGAGTCCGCGCTGCGCGATACCGGTCGCTTCGTGCTCGTGGAACGTGAGCAGCTGGGCGACGTGCTGCTGGAACAGGACCTGGCCGCCAGCGGCCGGGCCGCCGCCTCACAGGTCGCGCGAAAGGGTCTGATCCGGCCGGCCCGCTACATTGCGACCGGTGCGATCACCGAGGTGTCGGAGGGTCAGTCGGGCCTCGGTGGCGGCATCAGCGTGGGGGGCATCCGCCTCGGCGGCACCCGCGCGGAAGCGCAACTGGCCGTGATCGTGAAGCTGGTGGACACAACCACCGGCGAAATCGTTGCGCAGCAGCGCGTGGTCGGCAAGGCCGGGCGCACCGGCCTGAACGTCGGCCTCAGCGTCGGACGCGTCTCCACCGATTTGGGCGGCTTCGTGAAGACGCCGCTCGGTCAGGCCGCGCAGGACTGCATCAATCAGGCGGCCGCCTTCATTGCCAAGAAAATGGAGGAGTTCCCGGTCGAGGGCAGCGTGATCAAAACCGCGGACGACGGTCGCGTGATCATCAACCGCGGTGCCGAGTACGGCGTGCAGGTCGGCCACGAACTGGTGATGGTTCGCCCCGGCGAAGTACTGATCGACCCGGACAGCGGTGCGGTGCTGGAACGGGCGGCTGGCAAGACGATCGGCCGCCTGAAAGTCGTCGAGGTGACCGACAAGGTCGCATATTGCGAGGTGCTAGAAGGCGAGCGGAAACCGGAAACCGGCGTCACCGTCCAACTGAAACCGGCACGCTGA
- a CDS encoding Gfo/Idh/MocA family oxidoreductase: MNRVGVRLDGRTESGWDRRRFLAGLGASAAAGAFAQTAPKIKLSLFGCGSRGVWIGKLFLENGGYEIVSVADYFEDRAREAGSQLGVPPERCFTGLNGYRRALDLKPDAVAIESPPYFHPEQARAAVEAGAHVYLAKPVAVDVPGCHHVAESARIAGEKKLCFLVDFQTRADPFYIEAMKRVHEGAIGRIAFAETYYHCGRLNLRGPPGDTPEARLRNWMFDIALSGDIITEQNIHTLDVLSWVMRGVPPIHAFGTCGRKVRVDVGDCNDYYTLHFLYPDRIGATFSSRQFEGHGSKPDGIVVRVFGDLGVLETAYGGNVLIRGKNFWRGGASPGIYKDGAVANIAEFRRCILERDTRNPTVEPSVHSNLLTILGREAAWTGEVVSWERLIKSDRRLEFDVRGLKS, translated from the coding sequence ATGAACCGCGTGGGAGTACGATTGGACGGCCGCACAGAGTCTGGGTGGGATCGGCGGAGGTTTCTTGCCGGTCTCGGCGCATCGGCTGCCGCCGGCGCGTTTGCGCAGACCGCGCCCAAGATCAAGCTCAGCCTGTTCGGCTGCGGCTCGCGCGGGGTGTGGATCGGCAAATTGTTTCTCGAAAACGGTGGCTATGAGATCGTCAGCGTGGCGGACTACTTTGAGGACCGCGCGCGCGAGGCGGGCTCGCAGCTCGGGGTGCCGCCCGAGCGGTGTTTCACGGGGCTGAACGGCTACCGGCGGGCGCTCGATCTGAAGCCCGATGCGGTCGCGATCGAATCACCGCCCTATTTTCACCCCGAGCAGGCCCGCGCGGCAGTTGAGGCGGGCGCGCACGTGTATCTCGCAAAGCCGGTCGCGGTGGACGTGCCGGGCTGTCACCACGTCGCGGAATCCGCGCGCATCGCCGGCGAAAAGAAACTGTGTTTTCTGGTCGACTTCCAGACGCGGGCGGACCCATTTTACATCGAGGCCATGAAACGCGTGCATGAAGGGGCGATCGGCCGGATCGCGTTTGCGGAGACCTACTATCACTGCGGCCGTCTGAACCTTCGCGGGCCGCCGGGCGACACCCCCGAGGCGCGGCTGCGGAACTGGATGTTCGACATTGCGCTGTCTGGTGACATCATCACCGAACAAAACATCCACACACTGGACGTGCTGAGCTGGGTGATGCGCGGCGTGCCGCCGATCCACGCGTTCGGGACCTGCGGGCGCAAGGTGCGCGTGGACGTGGGTGACTGCAACGACTACTACACCCTCCATTTCCTCTATCCCGACCGGATCGGCGCGACGTTCAGCTCGCGCCAGTTCGAAGGACACGGTTCGAAGCCGGATGGCATCGTCGTGCGCGTGTTCGGCGATCTCGGCGTGCTCGAGACCGCCTACGGCGGCAATGTGCTGATTCGAGGCAAGAACTTCTGGCGCGGTGGCGCGTCGCCGGGCATCTACAAGGATGGCGCGGTCGCGAACATCGCGGAGTTCCGCCGTTGCATTCTCGAACGCGACACCCGCAATCCGACCGTCGAGCCCAGCGTGCACAGCAACTTGCTGACGATCCTCGGACGCGAGGCCGCATGGACGGGCGAGGTGGTGAGCTGGGAGCGGCTGATCAAGTCCGATCGTCGTCTCGAGTTTGATGTGCGCGGGCTGAAGAGCTGA